One genomic region from Candidatus Binatia bacterium encodes:
- a CDS encoding enoyl-CoA hydratase-related protein gives MTYENVLLQYDGAVATITVNRPQALNALNPATLEELLRCCEAVRQNREVRCLVVTGAGEKAFVAGADIAAMVEMSPLQARAFARRGQRLMQELEELALPVIAAVNGFALGGGLELALACDLIIAAQSAKFGQPEINLGIIPGFGGTQRLSRRIGIAAARLMIYSGDMIGADEALGLGLANRVVAAAELMPEVRKLAASLAGKAPIALQQAKTAINVGADVDLQDGCRYEAEAFAVTFASEDRTEGMRAFLEKRRPSFKGA, from the coding sequence ATGACATACGAGAACGTGCTTCTGCAGTATGACGGTGCGGTGGCGACCATCACCGTGAACCGGCCGCAGGCCCTGAACGCCCTGAACCCGGCAACGCTGGAGGAGCTGCTGCGCTGCTGTGAGGCGGTGCGGCAGAACCGCGAGGTGCGCTGCCTGGTGGTGACCGGCGCGGGGGAAAAGGCGTTCGTCGCCGGAGCGGATATCGCCGCGATGGTGGAGATGTCGCCGCTTCAAGCCCGCGCCTTCGCGCGCCGCGGACAACGGCTGATGCAGGAGCTGGAGGAGCTGGCGCTTCCGGTGATCGCCGCCGTCAACGGCTTCGCGCTCGGTGGCGGGCTGGAATTGGCCCTGGCCTGTGACCTGATCATCGCGGCGCAGTCGGCGAAGTTCGGCCAGCCGGAGATCAACCTCGGCATCATTCCGGGATTCGGCGGGACACAACGGCTGTCGCGGCGGATCGGCATCGCCGCCGCACGCCTGATGATCTACTCGGGCGACATGATAGGCGCCGACGAAGCCTTAGGCCTGGGTTTGGCGAACCGCGTGGTGGCAGCGGCTGAACTCATGCCTGAAGTGCGGAAGCTGGCGGCATCGTTGGCGGGCAAGGCGCCCATCGCCCTGCAGCAAGCGAAAACAGCAATCAATGTCGGTGCGGATGTCGACCTGCAGGACGGCTGCCGCTACGAGGCGGAAGCCTTTGCCGTGACCTTCGCCAGCGAGGACCGCACCGAAGGCATGCGCGCCTTCCTCGAGAAGCGCCGGCCGAGCTTCAAGGGCGCATGA